The sequence TTGGGGTGGTGGGCTACGACGTCTTGAAGGAACACCAGCTGCCTGTCGCTCAGTTGGTGGATTTGGGTTTCGGTGGTTGCCGGATGAGCGTGGCTGTGAAGGCCTCCAGTCCCTACCGCCGTGCCAGTGATCTGCCGGCCCACTGCCGCATCGCCAGCAAATTCACCCGCTGCGCAGAAGAGCATTTCGAGGCTCTGGATCTCCCTGTGGAGCTGATCCATCTGGCGGGCTCTGTGGAGCTGGGTCCGATCACCGGCATGAGTGAAGCCATCGTCGATCTGGTGGCCACGGGGCGCACCCTTGAGGAGAACGGCTTGATTGCCATCGAGGATCTGTTCCACTCCACCGCTCGTCTGGTGGGCCATCCACTGTCCCTGCGACTCGATTCCGGCCCGATCCAATCGATCGTTGATCAGATCGCCAGCGCAGGCGCCTGATGGCCAAGCGTGATCGTCAGCGCCTGGTGCGTCTTCTGCCCTACCTGGGGCGGGACCGCAAACGGCTCCTCCTCACCGTGGTGCTTCTGATCCCCGTGGCGGGGGCAGCGGCGGTTCAACCCCTGCTGGTGGGGCAGGCGATTTCGGCGTTGCGTCAGGAGCCCGTTTTGCCCTGGCTGCAGGCCCTGCCCCTTTCGGCCCAGTTGCGGACACTGGTTCTCCTGCTTTCGGTGGCGGTCTTGATCCGCCTTGGCCTGCAGGGGCTGCAGAGCTTCAACGTCCAGGCCGTGGGGCAACGCCTCACGGCTCGGATTCGCAACGACCTATTCGCCCATTCCCTCGATCTGTCGCTGCGCTTCCATGACCGCACCCCGGTCGGCAAATTGCTGACGCGACTGACCAGCGATGTCGATGCCCTCGCTGAGGTCTTCGGCAGCGGCGCCGTGGGTTTGCTTGCTGATCTGGTCACCCTGATGGTGATCGCTGGAACGATGGTGGCGATCGAACCCCGCCTGGGGGTGCTGCTGCTGGCTGTGCAGTTGCCCGTCACCTTGACGATGCTCTGGCTGCAGAAGCGGTATCGCAAGGCCAATTACCGAGTCCGCGAAGAGCTTTCTCAGCTGAATGCGGATTTGCAGGAGAACCTGCAGGGTCTCGAGGTGGTTCAGATGTTCCGCCGGGAATCCCACAACTCAGCCCGCTTTTCCCGCACCGCTGATGCCTACCGCAGTGCGGTCAACGGCACGATCTTTTATGACTCCTCGATCTCGGCTCTGATCGAGTGGGTTTCCCTCGGGGCGATTTCCCTGGTGCTGGCCCTGGGGGGCTGGATGGTGACCGCTGGCGCCATGGGCCTCGGCACCCTGACCACCTTCATCCTTTACTCACAGCGTCTGTTTGATCCCCTTCGCCAATTGGCCGAGCGCTTCACTCAGATCCAAGGGGGCCTGACCGCCGTGGAGCGGATCGGTGAATTGCTCGAAGAGCCCGTTGAAATTCAGGAGCTCCCCCTCAACCAGCGCTCCGCCGCCGCCATCCGTAGCGGTAGTGATTTCAGTAGTGCCGGTGAGGTGGTCTTTGAAAACG is a genomic window of Synechococcus sp. A10-1-5-1 containing:
- a CDS encoding ABC transporter ATP-binding protein, translated to MAKRDRQRLVRLLPYLGRDRKRLLLTVVLLIPVAGAAAVQPLLVGQAISALRQEPVLPWLQALPLSAQLRTLVLLLSVAVLIRLGLQGLQSFNVQAVGQRLTARIRNDLFAHSLDLSLRFHDRTPVGKLLTRLTSDVDALAEVFGSGAVGLLADLVTLMVIAGTMVAIEPRLGVLLLAVQLPVTLTMLWLQKRYRKANYRVREELSQLNADLQENLQGLEVVQMFRRESHNSARFSRTADAYRSAVNGTIFYDSSISALIEWVSLGAISLVLALGGWMVTAGAMGLGTLTTFILYSQRLFDPLRQLAERFTQIQGGLTAVERIGELLEEPVEIQELPLNQRSAAAIRSGSDFSSAGEVVFENVSFAYRPDDPILTDLSFRIAPGEHVALVGPTGSGKTTVIRLLCRLYEPQRGRILLDGVDIRELPIPTLRHRLGVVLQDTFLFSGNVADNLRLDGAVSDSELERLCFELGLEPLLDRLPSGLATELRERGSNLSSGERQLLSVARVAIRNPSVLVMDEATAFLDPSTEATLQRDLDKLLRQRTAIVIAHRLATVEAAHRILVLQRGRLIEEGTHSALRAAGGLYAQLAELQERGLAKL
- the hisG gene encoding ATP phosphoribosyltransferase, with protein sequence MITVALAKGALLKDSVRRFAAAGLDFAAVLEPGNRQLMVPSVCGRARALLVRNADVPVYVAYGQAQLGVVGYDVLKEHQLPVAQLVDLGFGGCRMSVAVKASSPYRRASDLPAHCRIASKFTRCAEEHFEALDLPVELIHLAGSVELGPITGMSEAIVDLVATGRTLEENGLIAIEDLFHSTARLVGHPLSLRLDSGPIQSIVDQIASAGA